In Thermococcus sp., a single window of DNA contains:
- a CDS encoding ABC transporter ATP-binding protein: MSTYIIETEKLTKFFGRMNVVYHLNLKVPRGAVYGFLGPNGAGKTTTIKMLTGALKPAYGEIRIFDLDMPRERVEIMRKVGYMPEKPLAYEDMTIFEFLTYMGRLIGLPKEEAIKQARELMAYTGVGKLAFNRIRELSSGQRQRVSFAMALLGNPELLILDEPTSNLDPLGRMEFIGKVLELAKAGKTIFISSHIVSEIERTCNHVGLIKDGQLIEQGRVRDLVNVEGTDYDVLVSDNGKLLEFLKDKVYVREAWEEEGILRVHLDERFIDEFFIELPAFVAEQRLSLKLFKPHTSPLERILMKRFNVGWKE; encoded by the coding sequence ATGTCCACTTACATCATCGAGACTGAGAAGCTCACCAAGTTCTTCGGCAGGATGAACGTTGTATACCATCTCAACCTGAAGGTTCCCAGAGGTGCAGTCTACGGCTTCCTCGGCCCCAACGGTGCTGGAAAGACCACCACGATAAAGATGCTGACCGGGGCTCTGAAGCCAGCCTACGGTGAGATAAGGATTTTTGACCTCGATATGCCGCGCGAGAGGGTTGAAATAATGCGGAAGGTCGGCTACATGCCCGAAAAGCCCCTCGCATATGAAGACATGACGATCTTCGAGTTCCTGACGTACATGGGTCGTCTCATTGGGCTCCCTAAGGAGGAGGCAATAAAGCAGGCGAGGGAGCTGATGGCCTACACGGGAGTTGGAAAGCTGGCCTTTAACAGGATAAGGGAGCTCTCAAGCGGTCAGAGGCAGAGGGTCAGCTTTGCCATGGCCCTCCTTGGAAACCCTGAGCTTCTGATCCTCGACGAGCCCACGAGCAACCTCGACCCCCTCGGGAGAATGGAATTCATCGGCAAGGTTCTGGAGCTGGCCAAGGCCGGGAAGACCATCTTCATAAGCTCCCACATAGTCAGTGAGATAGAGAGGACCTGCAACCACGTCGGCCTGATCAAGGACGGCCAGCTCATCGAACAGGGGCGCGTTAGGGACCTGGTGAACGTCGAGGGGACAGATTACGACGTCCTCGTCTCGGACAACGGGAAGCTCCTGGAGTTTCTGAAGGATAAGGTCTACGTCAGGGAAGCCTGGGAAGAAGAGGGAATACTGAGGGTGCATCTCGACGAGAGGTTTATCGACGAGTTTTTCATTGAACTTCCCGCCTTCGTTGCTGAACAGAGGCTCTCGCTAAAGCTCTTCAAGCCCCATACGAGCCCGCTGGAGAGAATCCTCATGAAGCGCTT
- a CDS encoding MBL fold metallo-hydrolase produces MMMGNVGLDSSAKLAFQSHAHTDHFVSGEVIYSTRATKFLSHLRKGGFYREIEFGKVFYIGDFKAKLYPAGHMLGSAGIKLWLENGTLFYTGDTKWFKLRTAEKSRFPRADFLIVEATFGVPSFTFPTPREAEKKLIAFVEEALERGRRPVLYVNQMGKAQEVMKILDLHGYTVKASREMLKVARVYSKFGIRFDNISTNGEVVLRSYRSPRVENSLSPWELTVSGFGRLKLSNHADFWELIRIVERINPERVFTVYGFAEEFARILRGLGYDARPVSQDSVIEPVDMMTKT; encoded by the coding sequence ATGATGATGGGTAACGTTGGCCTCGACAGCTCCGCAAAGCTCGCCTTCCAGAGCCACGCCCACACCGACCACTTCGTCAGCGGAGAGGTCATCTACTCCACCAGGGCAACCAAGTTCCTCAGCCACCTGAGGAAAGGTGGTTTTTACAGGGAAATTGAGTTCGGGAAGGTCTTTTATATCGGCGACTTCAAGGCGAAGCTCTATCCGGCTGGACACATGCTCGGCTCGGCCGGGATAAAGCTCTGGCTCGAAAACGGGACGCTGTTCTACACCGGCGACACCAAGTGGTTCAAGCTCAGGACGGCCGAGAAGAGCCGCTTTCCGAGGGCAGACTTCCTAATAGTCGAGGCCACCTTCGGCGTCCCAAGCTTCACGTTTCCAACGCCGAGAGAAGCAGAGAAGAAGCTCATCGCCTTCGTCGAGGAGGCCCTTGAGAGGGGTAGAAGACCGGTTCTCTACGTCAACCAAATGGGGAAAGCCCAGGAGGTCATGAAGATACTCGACCTTCACGGCTACACCGTCAAAGCATCGAGGGAGATGCTCAAGGTGGCGCGCGTTTATTCGAAGTTCGGGATTAGGTTCGACAACATCTCAACCAACGGCGAGGTCGTCCTTCGCTCCTACCGCTCGCCCCGGGTTGAGAACTCCCTATCCCCCTGGGAGCTTACGGTTTCCGGTTTTGGAAGGCTGAAACTCAGCAATCACGCCGACTTCTGGGAGCTGATAAGGATCGTGGAGAGGATAAACCCGGAGAGGGTTTTCACCGTTTACGGCTTCGCCGAGGAGTTCGCGAGGATCCTCCGGGGACTCGGCTACGATGCCCGGCCCGTGTCCCAGGATTCCGTCATAGAGCCGGTGGACATGATGACAAAAACCTAG
- a CDS encoding Hsp20/alpha crystallin family protein — MAWRRDRYWDPFDIMREIQEEIDSIFRDVMRGPRLWGYHEPGDHHELGGGSWREPFVDIFDRGDSFIITADLPGVRKEDIKLRVTGDTVYLEAQVRREKELEREGAVRIERYYSGYRRVIRLPDEVVPEKAKAKYNNGVLEITVPKRHPTGREGGGFEVKIE, encoded by the coding sequence ATGGCTTGGAGAAGGGACCGCTACTGGGACCCCTTTGACATAATGAGGGAAATCCAGGAGGAGATAGACAGCATATTCAGGGACGTGATGAGGGGTCCGAGACTCTGGGGCTACCATGAGCCCGGAGATCACCACGAACTCGGGGGCGGATCCTGGCGCGAGCCCTTCGTTGACATCTTCGACAGGGGCGACAGTTTCATCATAACCGCGGACCTGCCCGGCGTCAGGAAGGAGGACATCAAACTCCGCGTTACGGGAGACACCGTCTACCTTGAGGCCCAGGTGAGGCGCGAGAAGGAGCTTGAGAGAGAAGGGGCGGTAAGGATCGAGCGCTACTACAGCGGCTACAGGAGGGTCATCAGACTGCCCGATGAGGTAGTTCCAGAGAAGGCAAAGGCCAAGTACAACAACGGCGTTCTTGAGATCACTGTTCCAAAGAGGCACCCAACCGGGAGGGAAGGGGGAGGTTTCGAAGTCAAAATCGAGTGA